The Nostoc sp. PCC 7524 nucleotide sequence AATATCAGTGTAGTCAGTATCTCATTGGTTATTCGACAGTATTAATTTAAAAGTTTTTGTAAAGGCAAACACTCAGGGTACAAGTATGAAGTTTATGTAAAGTCTGTTACTTTGATTGACGGTATCTAAACGTAAATAAGAGGCGATCGCGTCTAGTTTACTGTTACTTTTCTTAATATAAAATCACAGGTATTTTAGTGAGAGCGATCGCTCATAATTTATTGTTACTTTTCTTCATCTAAAATTAGAGTAACACTGATAATTTTGGGTGTAAAAATTATGAATTGACAGCAAAACTACTCTGGGAGAGCCAAAATAAATTATTCCAAATTGACGCTTAGTGCGGTGCGTCAGTATGAATAATTTCTTGGTACAGCTAGGTTTTCTCCCACTGACGCACCCTACATTTTGCTGTTGGGGATGAGATTACAGAAGTTTTATTAGGTTCAGAGTAGTCACAGAGGCACAGAGGTAAGGATTAATGCACACTGGGCTGTTATTAGTTAATTAGTAAATCACGGAGGTAGTAAAAGCGATCGCTTCTCCAATCACTACCTTTAATTCTTCCTAAATAACCTGTTAATGGTGATGAAAGTTCTATTAAAATTTCGTGCATTTCTTCTGTTTTTAATGGCTGTGGCGGATTTGAACCGAAATATGCACCATGTAAAGCCTCAACCCCAGAAAATTCTATACCTGAGTTTTGTAAATAATTTTTAACAAGCTGTATAATGTGCGATCGCATACTCAAATCTAAATAAACTTGGTCAATATATCTTTCAACTTCTTGATCAGATTGACCTGCTTTTAAGTATTCTTTCAGCCTAAATAAATCTACTGAATTGCGGTGATTGCTTTGCAATTTAACGAGTTTTTCAAGTGTTTCTGGGTTCATAATAGCCATATCTTGTATTTTTGCAGCATCATTGAGTTGGATTGTAGCTTCACCTGGCCCGATAATTAATTTAGTCGCTTGCTTAAATAATTCCTGGCTTTTTAAGCGTAGAGTTCCTAAGTTTAATAGTTGTACTGCGGTATCATTAGGAATTTTTTTACCAGCTTTGCATTCTGCAACTAATGGATAAGGTTGTGAACAGAATACATCTACACCACCAGCACCACCTTTATGGAAATAGTCAACTGTAAAGCCTAAAAATTCAAGGCTTCGACGAACTATAATTTCAAAATCTGTCCCAGCTTGATAATTATTTTTTCCCGCATCTTCTTCTTTACTACGATTACCCAGAGATGCAATCTCATTTATCCAAGCTAAATCTGTATTTATTGACTGAATCTGCTTAGTATTTTTCCAACCTAAAAATATTTGAATATCATCATCTAATTCTTTAACTGCTGGTTTAGTAATTGCAAGTGGAGCTAGAATACTCTGCAATTCTTCTAATTCAGGATGCGGTGGAGGTTCTAAGTTCTCTAGTTGTTTTCTGCGTTGTGCGAAGATGCGATCATTTAATATTGGGTTGTCTTCAGAACCCTTAAAATTAGGTAAACTAACGAATCTACCTAACTTTTCTTGAATGTTGGGATTAACTGCAACTTCACAGACATGAGATAAATGATAAACACGTAAGTAAGCCAGAAATATGTTTTCTTGCTTCTGTATGATGGACTCAAATGCTTCTGATGTCCATATTGTTAACTCAGATAAAAGCTTTAAAGGTTTAGTCTTGTCTATAATTTGGCAAAGTTCACATTTAGCCCAAGCTTTAATTGAGACAGTTTGAGACGAGTTTAATTTAATATTTTTTTGAGTAATTGATAATAAATTGGCGTGATAGTATTGCCCAATTGAAAGTATATTGTTGGAATACTCAGCAGGATAAAGAGAAAACCTCTGCCCAGGACGCATAAACATCTTGGGCATAGCTGCAATTGTTCGCCCCTGTATTAAAGCTTCAATTTCAGGGGCAGGTAAACATAATGCTGTTGGAAGTGAAAACAGCTGATTCATTTCTAGTTAACTATAAGGTTAATTCAATTTTTTCGTCATTAGTAAAGCTTTGAGGTATTCTCATTGGCAGCTCATCATCTGTCAAATTATCAGGTTCTTGTCCAGAAGGATCGCTGAGTATTTCTCTAATCAATGGATTATTGATTACTAATTGCTTCTGCTCAATAAAATCAAATATTTGTTCCTCTGTCAGTTCGTAGCTTTCACTGTTATACCAAACAAAATAGATAGCTAAAAGAGATTTAATATCTTGGCTTTGCAATGCTACCCATTCTCCACCCCTTTCTTGTAAAAGTATTCTCAAACGTTCTCTAGCTAATGCAGCACCTGAATTAATTTGTTTGGAACGAACTAAGCAGCCACGAGTTAGATTAAATTTTTTGTAATCAATTAATCGCTTCAATGTAGCACCTATAAATTTACCATCTTGTTGAACTACACTTACCCCAATCCTTACTTTTCCATCGTTACCAACAATTATGAAATCTATGAATCCCTGATCTGCCGCACTAGCCTCAATTGCTGCGATTTCATCAATAATTATTCCTTCTAATGTTTTACCTACTAAGCTATCAAAAGCCAGCCAAAGAGATTCAGCAATATTTACCTCTTCTTCCATTAATGAACCAATAGAAGATTCAACATTTGCTAGTTCACTATCAAAGTATGGTTTTACAGGATGGACTGTGGAAGATTTCCAAGCATTTGTAACATTTGGCTCTACTGTACAGGATTTATCATTAATAGATTGGCAAGGAAGAAAATTTTCTGCACACCATTTTAGAACTGACCTAATAGTTGGCTTACCCTTACCAAGTTCTCTGAGTTTAGCTTCGTCAAATGGGTAGAGAGGATGAGGAGGATTTTGATTATTTTCCTGATAAAATTCTTTTAACCATTGCTGAACGAGAGCAACGATATCATCAGCATTTAGATATTTTAATGCAATTGGTTGTCTGTCAGTTTGTTCACTTACTAATCTATCAACAACTGCCTCAGCCTGCGGTAATGCCCTAATTTGATCATTCCAAATTTCGGGATACATTGTTAGAAGTAAAACACCTTGTTTGAGACTGTTGTATAAATCTTTAGTTAAATTGGCAACAATTTGTGCTGCTGTAAATCCTGTATCAGAAACATCTGTAATATCTAATTCATCAAAGCAAATTACCGTAACTCTGTAATGACTTGTTATGTCTAATATCTGTCGTACATTACTTAATGCTTCAGCTTCTCTGTCTTCATTTTTAGGATTTGGTAAACCCAGTACATCACCTTGTGTTTGAGTTATTTCTAAACCTGATAGCCAATAGGTTGCATAATGAGCGTGTGTTTTCGAGAGTGTCCACAAAATAGCTCTAATGATGTAGGGGTTATTAATTTCAGGCTTAATTTTTAAGACTGATTCTGTTAAAATGTCAATTGTTTTAGTTGAATATTTGCTTAACCAATTTGGATAAATACTACTAATGTATTGTTGTGGTGTATTGTTCCAACCTTTAGCTTCATTGATTAAAGCCGTAGCTATTTCTTGCCACTGCATCACTTCTTGACTGCCAAATGCTCTCAAACTAGAAGCAACGGTTTGCTGAAATTGATATTTAATTTGATTCAAGTTGTCATACTTGCTCATGTAAATGAATAATGTATTATCTTGTGATTGCAAGCGATGACGTATACGGCTAATAATATGACTTTTACCTAAACCTTTTTCAGCAGTTATTGTAATACCTACAGTTTCGCGCTTACCATTACGTATTTTTTCAACTGCATCAAACACTGCTTTAGAAGCATGAGCATTAATAGATGGAACATCAGGATAACTTTTACCCCATATTTGCTGAGGTCTGACAACAATATGTCCTGCAAATGGGTTGTGATTTCTAATTAGTTCATCAATGGTAGACGTAGTAGCAATCATAGTATGTTGAAGTTTATTTAGTGAGGAGTTTAGAAAATCTAGGCTTTGAGAAGTTTGGCGTAACAACGTAGTCCATCTAACACAGTAGTAATGGAATCTTCTATTTTGTCAGGTGCATTATCCTCTACAGTTCCGCCTTGCAACTGCAAAATATCATCAGATTGCATCTCTAGCAGCCAATCATTAAATTGTGTACGACTCACCCGATCGCCTACTTGTCTCCTAATCCGATAAATTGGTACTAGATGATTGAAGTTGTATTCATAATTCAACTTGTCGTAAACTTCCAGCACCGTTGATTTAAACTCGTCATAAGATGTGATAATCGCCACCTTATTGCCCTGATTCGATTGCTTATCTGAATCAGCCTGAGAAATCCCTACACTATCTATCTGACGAATCCATTTAACCAACGCATTTGCAACTCGCACTCCAATTTGATTGCCATCAAACTCAAAATTACCGCTTTTTAATCCATCGCTAAGAATTTGCAAGCCTGTATCAGTCAGAGACATCTTTGCTACTCTGTTTGTAGTAGCGATCGCGATCGCTCCAGTTTCTTGTAATTCTTCAAAAACTACCTGATAGTCTTTGGCCTTTTCATTAGTCCGTATTACTCTCTTGGTGAGATCGCTTTTTTTAACTTCTGCTTTTGCGCCTCCTAAATCCCACAACGCCAGCAGAGTCAGAGTTTTAGCTTGAGCTTCTCCGCCTTTTAAGCCAGTATTCTTTGATACCATACAAATAATTCCATTAAATAAAACCAGTATAGTTTTTCTAGCTACTCAAAACGTTTCGTAAAATTACTGAAAGAATCACAGAAATTTACAATGATTTTAGATATTTTTAGCGAAATATTCCGATGATTTATTAGATAGAGTTACTTGTAAACGCTCACTATTTCTCTGCATATATAACCTAACTAAAAATCTATTTCCTTGGAGCGATCGCAATGTCTCTCAAAAGCAGGACGGAAGACCGGAATAAGCGACTCATCATAGCAAAAGGTAAGTACAACCTTCTTTAAAAATAGGCGTATATCCTACTGCTATGTTTTAGCCAGGAGATAGATTATGGTCGGTGATTTTTTGCGAAAAGCTCAGGATTTTATTGGTGGCTCAAGGCGTGACGAACGTGGGGAAGATAGGGATTATCGAGAATATCGGGGACGCGGGGGAAGACGAGACAGCGAAGACCGTTATGATGAAGAAGATGAGGAAAATTATGGCGATCGCCGCCGCTCCCGTGAAGACCGCTATGATGATGAAGAAGATGAGGAAAATTATGGCGATCGCCGCCGTTCTCGTAGAGACAGGTATGATGATGAGGACGAAGACGAATAACTATTTAAGAAATTTGTTTTAATTGCGCGATAAATCATGTAATACCAAATAAGGCAGTAGCATCAGAAGTTACTGCCTTTTTCTTGTGATTATATTGAACTTGTTGCAGCTAAAATTTCTTGCGATCGCTCAATATTTTTCCGCACAGATTGAGCCGAAATATGTAAAGCTTCTTGTTCACTATCGCTAAGATTTAATTCTAAAATATTTTCAATTCCACCAAAGCCTAAGCGACAAGGAACACCAATCACCACATCTTTTAAACCATATTCACCTTGCAGATATGTCGCCACAGGTAACAACCGCGACTGATTCAATAAAATCGATTCCACCATCACACTTGTAGCGGAAGCTGGCGCAAAAAATGCACCGCCAGTTTGCATCAATTCCACAATTTCAGCGCCACCGTTGCGGGTTCTTTCTACTAAGCGTGCAATTGTGTCTGCATCCAATAATTCTGTGATAGGAATACCGTTAACTGTAGCGTAACGAGATAAAGGAACCATCAAATCCCCATGACTGCCTAAAACCATCGCCTTGACATCAGCAGGTAATACCCCCAATTCCAAAGCGATAAAAGTTTCAAACCGCGCCGAGTCTAACACCCCAGCCATACCCATAATTCTGTTGCGTGGCAAACCAGTCGCTTCCCAAGCTAAATATGTCATCACATCCAAAGGATTAGTGACAATGATAAAAATAGCATGGGGAGAGTAGGCGATCGCTTGTTTAGCTGCGGTAACAACAATCTCCGCGTTAGTTTTCAGCAAATCATCCCGACTCATCCCAGGTTTACGGGGAAGCCCGGCTGTAATCACGACAATTTGCGAACCAGCCGTATCAGCATAATTATTTGTACCGATAATCTCACGATTATGTAATTCAATGCCCCTAGCTTCCAACAAATCCAGTGCTAAACCTTGAGGCATTCCTTTCACAATATCTAATAACACCACATCCGCCAGATTTTTTTCAGCGATGCGTTGAGCTAAGGTACTACCAACTCTACCAGCACCGATGATAGAGACACGCGGCAGACGACAAAGAATTGGGGAGTCAAGAGGATAAGACATAATTTGGGTAGAAAGTGCAACCTTTACAACCCCAGGTTAACAGCTAGTTTTCATGCCGCCAGCAGCTCAAGTCAGAAAATTGCATATATAGAATGGACGATAAAAAATTCACCAACATCATCACATTTGTAGAGACGTTGCATTGCAACGTTTGTACACTCCCTGTCTCCTGCTTCAAAATGGATTTAATACAGACAGAAATTGCTGTAAGTACATTTAATCTCTATAACTATGCTGCTGTTTATTCAAGTCCTGGTGTGTTTTATTTTAGTCATTATGGCAGGAATCAAGCTTTCCCAAAGTGCCGATATCCTGGCAGAAAAAACTGGATTAGGACGTACTTGGATTGGCACAATCTTACTAGCTGGTGTGACTTCTTTACCAGAGTTAGCAACAGGGATTAGTGCCATTGTGATCTTCAATTCCCCAGACTTAGCGGTGGGGGGAATTTTAGGTAGTTGTTTATTTAACTTGCTGATTTTAGCACTACTGGATATTTTGACTGGCCCTGAGCCATTGTTGAAACAAGCACAGATTAGTCATGGACTAGCCGCCAGTTTGGGTTGTGTGATGCTAGGTGTGGCTGCGGCTGGGATGCTGTTGGCAAAAACCGATGTTAATTTAACCGTGGGATGGGTAGGGATTCCCAGTTTACTATTAATTTTGCTGTATTTTGTTAGTGCTAGAACCATTGCCCAATTTGAGTCTAGACGACGTGCTGCCGTATTAGAAGAAGAAGTTGAGATGTTTCAATACGAACACGTAACTACTCAACAAGCCTATCGACAATTCTGTTTGCATTCAGTAGCGATTGTAATTTTAGGCGTGTGGCTAGCATTCTTAGGAGATCAAATTGCTGAAGTTACTGGGTTAGGAAAGAGCTTCATCGGTGCGATTTTGTTAGCTACAGCTACCTCTCTACCTGAAATAGTAGCATCAGTTGCAGCCGTGAGACTCAACGCTGTAGATTTGGCAGTTTCCAATCTTTTTGGCTCTAATCTCTTTAATTTAACTATTCTTGGCATTTACGACTTAGTTTATCTTCCGGGTAGCCTGTGGTTAAGTATTAGCCAAATACACATATTTACAGATGTTGTAGCGATGGTAATGACCTCAGTAGCGATCGCAGGTTTAATTTACCATGCTGTCAGTCGCTCCCGAATGTACATTACTTGGGATGGACTCACAATCATCGCTCTCTATATCGGTGGAATGTATGTTATTTACCGTAATTTACTATGAAATGAATAACTAGCGATCGCTATCTGGGAACACTGTAATCATCAGTCAAGTTTTGTATGCAAAGGCACACGCTGATGAAAATCGTGGCACAAACCCATAGCCGATTGGCAATGAAGCATTTACCTACAGAAAACTGGTGGACAGGAGGCTTATTAATTAGCTTTTGTTTGGGTTCTTTGATTTATCTGATATTTTTTAATGCTGTTTCAGCTAGTTTAACTTGTAATCGCGTTGTCAATAATCAAATCAATTGTGTATTGAAGAAGTTTTATCTATTAGGAAAAACCGAACAACAAAAACTTTTTGATCCTCAACAGGCAAGCATGAGAACTCTAGTTGGGAGTAAAGGCAGCAGAAATTATCAAGTAATTATTGCAACTCCCTTTGGAGAATATAGTATTTTAAAACCAACCACTGGATATCGATATCATCAGGGCATTGTTTCTCAAATCAATAATTTTATTGCTTCAGATCAAACATATTTATCAATTAGACAGCATCAATGGTATGAATATTCGATTTACTTATTAATGATAGGTACTGCTATTATTTGGAGTGCTTTTTTAATCTCATCTCCTGTAGTAACCTGCACCTTCTATAAAAGTCTCAACAAAATTGTTATAGAATACCAAGGTCTGCGCGGTAGTCGAATTAAAGAATATCCTTTATTCAACTTACTCCGTATTGATAGTCAAGAAAAAAATACTCGTTGGGGCAAATTGTACCGTCCTGCCTTAGTATTGAAATCATCAGAAACTATACCAATTCATCAGGACTACACTAATAAAAACATTAACCAAAATGCAGTCTATAGTATAAATAATTTTTTAGAATATTAGAGGATATTTAAAATGTTTCTAATGATGTATCAAATGCTTTTAGCTGAACCTTTACCCCCTTGAAAAAGCTAATAATAAGTCAACCCCCAAATCCCTCCTCTTGTGTGTACACCATAGGATTAATAAAGAGGGGTTAGGGGGGATCATTAAGACCTTGACAATACACCCTAGCCTCTATTGTGACGTTATTCAAAAGCTTCCAGTTGATCTAAACGCAACCAAATGTTTGGTGTTGGTACCAGTCCAAACTTCACTAAGGCATAATCGCCTTTAATATCTACTACTTCACCTTGGCTATCAAACAAATAAGCAGGAAAGCGAGTATCACTAGCTTTAGCTTCTAAACTATTTTCTAGCTTCTCGCGGACAGCACGCACCAAATTTCCTTTTTTAATTGGCATAAGTTCCTCTCTCAAGTGTTTACATCCTCTCATAGAGGATTATAGGGGATTGGGGACTGGGGACTGGGGATTGGGGACTGGGGATTGGGGATTGGGGATTGGGGACTGGGGATTGGGGTAAAAACTCCTCTGCCCCTCTGCTCCTCTGCTCCTCTGCTCCTCTGCTCCTCTGCTCCCCTGCTCCCCTAATGCTGACATTGGGGACAAAAATGACTGGATCTTCCTGCTAACTTCACTCTCTGAATTACCTCACCACAAACTCGACAGGGTTCTCCAGCACGATTGTAAACCCAGGCGACACCGCCATAGTTACCATTGATCCCCTTAACATTGAGGAAGTTACTAAAAGTTGTACCGCCAGCCGCAATGCTGGTTTCTAAGACTTGAATAATCGCGGTTCGCAAAGGTTCAATTTGCTTTAACTCTAAATCTGCACACAGAGTTTGAGGTAATATTCCACTTTTAAACAGTGCTTCATCAGCATAGATATTACCCAAGCCAGCCACCACTGACTGATCTAATAAGGCAGTCTTAATCGGACGACGGCGATTATGCAGCTTATCGGCTAAATACTCAACAGTGAATTCTGGCGAGAAGGGATCAACTGCCAGTTTACCTAAACCAGTAATTACACTTTCTACAGCTACTTCTGGCGGAACCCACCACATCTGTCCGAAAGTACGCTGATCAACAAACCGCAATTCCTGTTGATCCCCAAAGAAGATTCTGACTCGTGTGTGCTTGTGC carries:
- a CDS encoding sodium:calcium antiporter, translated to MLLFIQVLVCFILVIMAGIKLSQSADILAEKTGLGRTWIGTILLAGVTSLPELATGISAIVIFNSPDLAVGGILGSCLFNLLILALLDILTGPEPLLKQAQISHGLAASLGCVMLGVAAAGMLLAKTDVNLTVGWVGIPSLLLILLYFVSARTIAQFESRRRAAVLEEEVEMFQYEHVTTQQAYRQFCLHSVAIVILGVWLAFLGDQIAEVTGLGKSFIGAILLATATSLPEIVASVAAVRLNAVDLAVSNLFGSNLFNLTILGIYDLVYLPGSLWLSISQIHIFTDVVAMVMTSVAIAGLIYHAVSRSRMYITWDGLTIIALYIGGMYVIYRNLL
- the mdh gene encoding malate dehydrogenase, which encodes MSYPLDSPILCRLPRVSIIGAGRVGSTLAQRIAEKNLADVVLLDIVKGMPQGLALDLLEARGIELHNREIIGTNNYADTAGSQIVVITAGLPRKPGMSRDDLLKTNAEIVVTAAKQAIAYSPHAIFIIVTNPLDVMTYLAWEATGLPRNRIMGMAGVLDSARFETFIALELGVLPADVKAMVLGSHGDLMVPLSRYATVNGIPITELLDADTIARLVERTRNGGAEIVELMQTGGAFFAPASATSVMVESILLNQSRLLPVATYLQGEYGLKDVVIGVPCRLGFGGIENILELNLSDSEQEALHISAQSVRKNIERSQEILAATSSI
- a CDS encoding DUF1802 family protein, which translates into the protein MNQLFSLPTALCLPAPEIEALIQGRTIAAMPKMFMRPGQRFSLYPAEYSNNILSIGQYYHANLLSITQKNIKLNSSQTVSIKAWAKCELCQIIDKTKPLKLLSELTIWTSEAFESIIQKQENIFLAYLRVYHLSHVCEVAVNPNIQEKLGRFVSLPNFKGSEDNPILNDRIFAQRRKQLENLEPPPHPELEELQSILAPLAITKPAVKELDDDIQIFLGWKNTKQIQSINTDLAWINEIASLGNRSKEEDAGKNNYQAGTDFEIIVRRSLEFLGFTVDYFHKGGAGGVDVFCSQPYPLVAECKAGKKIPNDTAVQLLNLGTLRLKSQELFKQATKLIIGPGEATIQLNDAAKIQDMAIMNPETLEKLVKLQSNHRNSVDLFRLKEYLKAGQSDQEVERYIDQVYLDLSMRSHIIQLVKNYLQNSGIEFSGVEALHGAYFGSNPPQPLKTEEMHEILIELSSPLTGYLGRIKGSDWRSDRFYYLRDLLIN
- a CDS encoding DNA-formamidopyrimidine glycosylase; this translates as MPELPEVETVRRGLNQLTLQRQITGGDVLLNRTIAHPFSVDDFVNAIAGKAIINWHRRGKYLLAELSDTPPTPSTPPSPSGGWLGVHLRMTGQLLWLKPDEPLHKHTRVRIFFGDQQELRFVDQRTFGQMWWVPPEVAVESVITGLGKLAVDPFSPEFTVEYLADKLHNRRRPIKTALLDQSVVAGLGNIYADEALFKSGILPQTLCADLELKQIEPLRTAIIQVLETSIAAGGTTFSNFLNVKGINGNYGGVAWVYNRAGEPCRVCGEVIQRVKLAGRSSHFCPQCQH
- a CDS encoding NAD(P)H-quinone oxidoreductase subunit O, translating into MPIKKGNLVRAVREKLENSLEAKASDTRFPAYLFDSQGEVVDIKGDYALVKFGLVPTPNIWLRLDQLEAFE